A genomic stretch from Thiovulum sp. ES includes:
- a CDS encoding NADH:ubiquinone oxidoreductase subunit 6 (chain J) (PFAM: NADH-ubiquinone/plastoquinone oxidoreductase chain 6) has protein sequence MIETVAFYTFAFLTILSFAIVVTTKNVLYSMSALAGGMILISGFFFMLNAEFLGVVQLIVYTGAVIALYAFAMIFFDSTKNVVEAKTSKTIFILTVLSSVLFVLIFTVPMASSDVSALYPIHEGIGNAQDVGMVLFTKYLVPFEVAAVMLLVAMIGGIVMAGKKMDKNLTEMKEELEK, from the coding sequence ATGATTGAAACAGTTGCTTTTTACACATTTGCATTTTTGACAATTCTCTCATTTGCAATTGTAGTAACGACAAAAAATGTTCTTTACTCTATGTCAGCTTTAGCAGGAGGAATGATTCTAATTTCTGGATTCTTCTTTATGCTAAATGCTGAATTTCTTGGAGTTGTCCAGCTCATCGTTTATACAGGTGCAGTAATTGCACTTTATGCTTTTGCGATGATTTTCTTTGACTCTACAAAAAATGTAGTTGAAGCAAAAACAAGTAAGACAATTTTCATTCTTACAGTTTTGTCTTCAGTTCTATTTGTTCTAATTTTCACAGTGCCAATGGCATCAAGTGATGTTTCTGCTCTTTACCCTATTCACGAGGGAATCGGAAATGCACAAGATGTTGGAATGGTTCTATTTACAAAATACCTTGTTCCATTTGAAGTTGCTGCGGTAATGCTACTTGTTGCAATGATTGGTGGAATTGTTATGGCAGGTAAGAAAATGGACAAAAATCTTACAGAGATGAAGGAGGAGTTAGAAAAATGA
- a CDS encoding NADH:ubiquinone oxidoreductase subunit 11 or 4L (chain K) (PFAM: NADH-ubiquinone/plastoquinone oxidoreductase chain 4L) — translation MITLEHYLVLSAILFVIGGYGVLVRKNLLLLFFSTEIMLNSVNVALAALSNHYGDLTGQMFAFFIIAIAASEVAIGLGLLIIWFKRHGSIDLSTMQSLKG, via the coding sequence ATGATAACTCTTGAACATTACCTTGTTCTTTCAGCAATTCTGTTTGTGATTGGTGGGTACGGAGTTCTTGTAAGAAAGAATCTTTTGTTACTATTTTTCTCAACAGAGATTATGCTGAATTCAGTAAATGTGGCACTTGCTGCACTCTCAAATCACTACGGAGATTTAACAGGTCAAATGTTTGCATTCTTCATTATTGCAATCGCTGCATCTGAAGTTGCAATTGGTCTCGGTCTTCTTATTATCTGGTTTAAAAGACATGGTAGTATCGATTTAAGTACTATGCAATCTTTGAAAGGTTAA
- a CDS encoding NADH:ubiquinone oxidoreductase chain I-like protein (PFAM: 4Fe-4S binding domain), giving the protein DTRVDENSRKEVTEYSINLGRCIFCGYCAEVCPELAIVHGSRYENVSEQRAHFVLKDDMLTPIDMLKSQKEFPGFGALSPNADELVKKTPLAY; this is encoded by the coding sequence GGACACTAGAGTTGATGAAAATTCTCGAAAAGAGGTTACAGAATATTCTATAAATCTTGGTAGATGTATTTTCTGTGGATACTGTGCTGAAGTTTGTCCAGAATTAGCAATTGTTCATGGTTCGCGATATGAAAATGTTAGTGAGCAACGAGCGCATTTTGTTCTTAAAGATGACATGCTAACTCCAATTGATATGCTTAAATCTCAAAAAGAGTTCCCTGGATTTGGTGCATTATCTCCAAATGCTGATGAGTTGGTGAAGAAAACACCTCTTGCTTACTAA